A genomic stretch from Sceloporus undulatus isolate JIND9_A2432 ecotype Alabama chromosome 5, SceUnd_v1.1, whole genome shotgun sequence includes:
- the LOC121930444 gene encoding endosome-associated-trafficking regulator 1-like yields the protein MPRPLLSGCSHSRGLKEEEEEIQPCYHHHHISPPPVDHHKSYVSSGDNQLKNSNNPSAFSLKGLAKNKSRGAARQHEAKNRNNRRKMARQNLGLEDVALCPEPLGLSVQFQEPLYKEEVVADNLLEDDDDDDWRERYDKVHLSRMANLTPCDPYNYNSACLSGMEAFSLWPFSDNDPCIGCPSHTKVAESYAVREEPIEEVEYVSPQLSYQELREENSMLRRKIKRIQNYSESQTQMVRNLERTLQAAMNKEEKEAQDLEVLVQQAEQNLQCMTQRALKAENDVEKMKQEMALLQAELTCYKVENESLRSGQSTNMGAVKQHVDVALQNLLRVTNHAHATIHQLVFGAETLALVADLLKSVGRMSEVEKEDEEKKLT from the coding sequence ATGCCACGGCCACTTCTCTCAGGCTGCTCACATTCCCGAGgcctgaaagaggaggaagaggaaatccAGCCCTGttatcaccatcaccacataTCACCTCCTCCAGTGGACCACCACAAGAGCTACGTCAGCTCTGGAGACAACCAGCTGAAAAATTCAAACAATCCATCTGCGTTTTCCTTGAAAGGGCTGGCTAAAAATAAGAGCCGTGGTGCGGCAAGACAGCACGAAGCCAAAAACAGAAATAACCGAAGGAAAATGGCCAGGCAGAACCTTGGGCTCGAAGACGTTGCTTTGTGTCCAGAACCGCTGGGCTTGAGCGTACAGTTTCAAGAGCCATTGTACAAGGAGGAGGTTGTTGCTGACAATTTGTTAGAggacgatgacgatgacgattGGAGAGAAAGATATGACAAAGTCCATCTGTCCAGAATGGCTAATCTAACCCCATGTGACCCATACAATTACAACTCTGCTTGTCTTTCAGGGATGGAAGCATTTTCTTTATGGCCATTCAGTGATAATGACCCATGTATAGGGTGCCCTTCCCATACCAAGGTGGCTGAAAGCTATGCTGTCCGTGAAGAACCTATAGAGGAAGTAGAGTATGTGTCTCCGCAGCTGAGCTACCAAGAGCTTAGGGAGGAAAATTCCATGTTGAGGAGAAAAATCAAGAGGATCCAGAACTACTCAGAGAGTCAGACCCAGATGGTGAGAAACCTTGAGAGGACGCTGCAAGCTGCTATgaataaagaggagaaagaggctcAAGATTTGGAAGTGTTGGTGCAACAAGCGGAACAAAATCTCCAGTGCATGACCCAAAGAGCTCTGAAGGCAGAGAATGATGTGGAGAAGATGAAGCAGGAAATGGCGCTTCTTCAGGCAGAGCTGACATGCTACAAAGTGGAGAATGAAAGCCTGAGATCAGGCCAGTCCACCAACATGGGGGCAGTGAAACAGCACGTTGATGTTGCTTTGCAGAACCTCCTCCGGGTCACAAACCATGCTCATGCTACCATCCACCAGCTGGTCTTTGGAGCTGAAACACTGGCCCTCGTTGCTGATCTCCTTAAATCTGTAGGCAGAATGTCTGAGGTTGAGAAGGAAGATGAAGAGAAAAAACTGACTTAG